One Candidatus Woesebacteria bacterium genomic window, CATTAAACCAATCAAGCTTGTCTCTGTTAAATATGGGATTATTCTTTTGAAAACCAGCAGGGTCAAAGACACTTACAAAATCAGAGAGGGTAAAAAGCTCACGGTTATCCTTCGGCGCCCAACCTAAAAGCATTACAAAATTAAGAAGAGCTTCGGGCAAATAGCCATCATTAAGCAGAGCCTCACAGGAAACAGATCCTTTTCTCTTTGACAACTTTCCGCCTTCAGGATCCAAAATATCTGTCAGATGCCCAATTGCAGGCATCTTGTAACCTAAGTATTCATAAACCAGAAGATGAATAGGTGTTGAAGGCAACCAATCATGACCTCTTAAAACATGAGACACCTCCATCAGATAATCATCAACCACGACTGCCAAGTGATAAGTAGGAAAACCATCTGACTTTAAAAGTGTTGTGTCTGCCACGCTTGAAGTGTTCCAGCTAATCTTTTTGTTTAAAACAAAATCGTTAAAAGAAACTATTTTATTTTCAGGGACTTTGAGCTTGATAGCGCCTGTCTTAAGATTTAAGTCTCGGCAAGGGTCGCGCAGCACTTTACCAGAACTTTCGGTTTTGGGATTTCGGGGAGGACATTGGCAATAAAAAGCATAACCCTTTTTCACTAAAGACAAAGCTGCGTCCTGATAGATTCCTGTTTTAACTCTTTCTGATTGAACATAATATTCATCCCACTTAAGACCAAAAGTTTCCAAGAGCTCAAGAATTTTTTCTTTTGATCCTTTTATTTCTCTTTTTTGGTCCGTATCTTCAATTCTTAAAATAAAATCACCACCATAATGTTTTGCCAAAGCATAAGAATAAAGAGCTGTTCGCAAACCTCCTATATGCAAATCCCCAGTAGGGCTTGGGGCAAAACGGGTTCTAATCTTTGACTTTCTTTTGTCAGGCATTACAATTGAATTATACCCTCTCTTCAGGCTATACTCAAAAGGGGATTTTTATGACAAGACTTACACAAGTTTCAATAATTACAAGAAAGATAATTCGTTATACCTTTTTCGGTATTATTGGCATCATACTTTTGCGCGGTGCTTTCCTTACTGCCTATAAAATCTACAGGCACTATTTTCCAGCTCCTCCACCGCCACCCACTGTCTCCTTTGGCAAACTGCCAGCTTTACCCTTTCCTCAAAAAGACAATCCAACCAACTTGCAATTTCGTCTTGAGACACCAACTGGCAGCTTGCCTCAATTTCCATACACTGTAAAGATTTTCTTTATGCCCAAAGTCTTTCCGACACTTTTGTCTCTTGATGAAACGAAAAGAAAAGCTCTCAGCCTCAACTTCGATGGTGAATCTTCTCAGATAACTGAAACGGTTTACTCTTTCAAAAACTCAAAAGTGCCTTCGGAATTAAAGATTAGTATAGCCACAGGAGTTTTTTCAATCAGCTATAATTTGGCCGAAGATCCATCACCTCTAGACAAAAGGCCTCCGGTCCCTGAAATAGCTGCAACCAAGGCTAGATCCTTTCTCTCAAGGGCCAATCTTTTAGCAAAAGACCTAAACGGGCCTACAATTACCGAACCCGTTGTGCTTGAGGGAACAAAGATTATTGGCGCAAAGTCTCTATCTGACGCAAATTTCGTCAAGGTTAATTTCTTCAGGAAAGACTACGACAACTACCCAAGTGTCACTCCTGATCCAAAAGAAGCTAATGTGTGGCTGATTGTAAGCGGCGACCCTCAACGCGAGAAAGAAATCGTGGGCGCTGAATATCATTATTTTCCAGTTGATGAAACCAAATTCGCCACCTACCCTGTCAAAACTGCTCAAGAAGCATGGCAAGAATTGCAAGCTAACAAAGCTTTTATTGCCAGTCTCGGTGAAAATCAAGACAAAGAAATTACAATAAGAAGAATTTATCTTGCCTATTATGATGCTGGAGTCCAAACAGATTTTTACCAACCAGTAGTTGTCTTTGAAGGAGACAGAAACTTTAAAGCTTATCTCCCTGCTGTCACTAGTGACTATTACGGGCAATAATTATTTAACCTCCACCCAAAGCCAATCGTAGCTTGAATTG contains:
- a CDS encoding Glutamyl-tRNA synthetase, which translates into the protein MPDKRKSKIRTRFAPSPTGDLHIGGLRTALYSYALAKHYGGDFILRIEDTDQKREIKGSKEKILELLETFGLKWDEYYVQSERVKTGIYQDAALSLVKKGYAFYCQCPPRNPKTESSGKVLRDPCRDLNLKTGAIKLKVPENKIVSFNDFVLNKKISWNTSSVADTTLLKSDGFPTYHLAVVVDDYLMEVSHVLRGHDWLPSTPIHLLVYEYLGYKMPAIGHLTDILDPEGGKLSKRKGSVSCEALLNDGYLPEALLNFVMLLGWAPKDNRELFTLSDFVSVFDPAGFQKNNPIFNRDKLDWFNGEYIRQLSDKDLASRIVSLFRDKYELDEILKVVPLIKERIKTLREFETLAGFFFERPGVDVSLLGNNYKEHLSTCLEAIKSVPWNLDSLNEALMDKIQEKGFKTGDFFMDLRLAITGKRITPPINESIIILGRDEALKRISALL